A window of Epinephelus lanceolatus isolate andai-2023 chromosome 3, ASM4190304v1, whole genome shotgun sequence genomic DNA:
ttgaatgttttggctgatcgttgTACTGTGTTCTCTACCAAAAGATGTAAAGTTCATGATGGGATGTTGCCTGTATTTTTTCTTTGACAGGTATGGAACACAAGGCATGTTCTGTCTGGCAGTAAGCATCCCTGACAACCAGAACCAGAACATTAACGATATCCTTCAGGACATCTTTCAAAGTGATCCTGGTGACGATGTGAGGAATGCCATCAACGATGGCAAGGTGTACATCGGCACCAGGGTGGTTGCTGCCAAAGTTCTGAGACATCCCAATGGAGGAACTGATCACGCAGAGTCACGAGTCGTGGACAAATTGAATCGCCTCTTCAGACAAACTAATCGCAATGATCTGTTGCTTTTCTATGTTTATGCCTCCCCATGTGTTGAAAGATGTTCAAGCACCTCAGATGATCGGAGAATCCTCAGAAGGATTCAAAGAATCAGTCAATGGAGCAATCACGTTTTTGTGTTCACTGAAATATATGAACCCAATACTTGTCAAACCAATAGGCCTACTGATGCAGCGCGGCGTGCAGCCCTTCAACGACTCGGGTCTTCAGTCGGTCTTGAGAACATATTCCGTTGTGAGAGGCTCAGTGGCCGTCAGCAGTGCACCAGATGCTTCAGTGGTGGAAATGTTGCAGATTATTGTGTTTCTGATTCAACATCACCCTCTACTTCAGGCTGATGGCAGCGGGCTCAGTCAAAGTGGCAGATGGTAGAAAGGTTCTTGGGACTGCTGTGATTCAGGTCATATAGATCTGCAGGGACGTTAAGAATATACTGGCTATGTTGGGGGACACCACAGTTTCATTGCTCTCAAACATTATTTTCACTATTGCTGGTGCTGTTACTGTAACAACTACAGCCAAAttacattattgttattataaataaaaacacatcaggtGACTGGGGAACAACAAAggacaaaatgagacaaacagTTTTAAGAGTTAAATGTATTAGTGAAGTTTAGAAGATGATTGGATTGTCATCATGACATGCGATAAAGACATTTAACAGTCCACAGAAGATGGGTCATAAAAACTCACCCTGACATTGCATTAAGCACCATCTTCAGGTCAATTAtctgtccaatactttggtttgtCACTGTTTCAAAACTACTAACAATCCTATCTGCCTCAGCTGGACTTTGTGTTAAGCCCTAATTAGCAAACGCTAAGGGCTAACACACCAAACTAAGATTTTAAttattatacctgctaaacattgATATGCTACCATAGTTATTGTGACTTGGTAGCATGCTCATGTTAGCACAGTAAGAGGAGGAAGGGGCGCCCTTTGTTTGAACTGAGCCTCTGCTCCTTTAACAAAACTCCCACAACATTAGTGCCCTGTGGATTTGTTAGAAACTTGAATGCACAGCATGAACCCACTGTCActgagattttaaaaaatcctcaagcttaaaatgcacttttttcatttcatactATAAGATTGTATCTGAAGCATTAATAGCTTCCATTTCAGTGCCAGGTCACAACAGAGAGTGGCACAGATAAATCCATTTGCATGTCTCTGCGATACAAACGACACTGGAAGCTAGCTGACGTGGTGAATACTCGTGTCTTCAATTGGTAAATGGACAATGAGTTGAGACAGCAAGCATGTACCATCCATCCATGTCTCATGACTGACTATACACCTTGAAACATCTCTTTAGTGAAGCAGTTTGTTCTCTGGCAGAGCAGGTTGATATAAAATCAGACAGGGCCACAAGATTATTAAGGTATGTCATATTTGGCCTCTAAAGTTCTCCATTCCCAGAAAGGTTAACACTGTCAAAGTGACTTGCAACTGATCAGCGgtgtgaaaaacacacaccaaaatTCACTGaagtttaattttctcttttgcaAAGTTCCCTGTGATAAGTGATTCGGTCTCTGTGTATGTAAAGagatgatttattcattttgtttcaAATTTATTCAGTAAATATGTGAGTAAAGTACAAGACATTTGATGTAAATTAACATCAGTATTTCTAGTGCTTGTGTCATGGTACTCTGTGATCCTGGAAAGCATTATTAAatgctctgtatttttttttcttgtctgacTTTTCTGTCTCATTAAAGCTTGGCTCAGCATCCATCTGGTCTGTCTGTGTCAGTCATTTACGGGATTCTTGTTGACTTTCTAATCACTTGACCACACACACTTCTAGAGACTGGTTATCATGAGATACATTGCCAAAAGCAATGCACATCTTATGTCAGCTACTCTTTCTGTTATTCAGCAGCATAATATACTACATAgaaaaaactgtaaataaacaatttttatgatcttttttttttcacaaaatgtTTTGGGTCAAATAAATTTATTGTATATTATGTATTATTCGAACAGCTCAGCACAACATTGGTCTGCACAACCAtcaagaataaaaataataaaacattaagaTATGAAGTGTTGAAGCCACAGTATAGTTTGAGATACAGAGCTATGGAGTCCATATTTTCATGAATTGTCCCTCTGTGGAGTGAAGCAAACAAGTTACAAGATATTTATCCTCCCGGCATATGCAAGGATATGCCAAAGAAGTGTTTTCGGGCTCTTCAGATGGTACAGAACGCAGCAGCTCATGTTCTGACCAGAGCGGGTAAATATGAGCATATTACTCCATTGTTGGCCTCGCTCCACTGGCTTCTGCCAGAGGTGAGAGCAGACTTTGAAGTGCCTTTGCTTGCAAATAAAATTGTGAATGGCATTGCACCACAGTACTTGTCGGACCTGATTAAACCGGACACGCCTGCGTGTGACCTGCGCTCCCATGGGGCTCATCTTCTGAGTGTCCCCAAGGTCCGCagaaatgaagctcagcgtaagttcaatcaggaagaccttcctgtgctcattcattcacaattctccCTCTCCCagtcccactgcttcctccaatcagctgcctCCGGGCGTGCACTCTTCTAGCTGTCCTATCGTAATTAGCCACGACCtacatcagccaatcaggttgtcactacaagattttaaagggatagtgcactgaaaaatgaaaattcaaccattgtctactcaccctcatgccgacggaggccctggtgaagttttagagtcctcacatcctttgcggagatcggcggggggagcgactagcacacctaatggcagacggcgccccagactaacgtccaagaacacaaaattgaatccacaaaatatctccatactgctcatccgtagtgatccaagtgtcctgaagccccgacataaaaagttgtttcaaaaacgtcatttgaactctgtttttagcctcactgtagcctgtagctctgactgcttctgctTCTATGTAACAGTCTACTATGAGTACACACTGACATCCTCCTTATATGGTTCCATATCACATCCCATTCACCCTCATCAATATTTACACCAAGTTCATTCTGCCATGTTTTTGCAGCAGCTGAGGCATTCAACACATCAGTctggtttaaaacattttaatgttggACACTGAAGCAGTAACTGCTCTACTGGTGATATCACGGCATTAatatgaaaagtgttttttctgaTTTAATGGTATCTAAAGAAGTGGCAGATTATATCTTATCTGGATTTGTTCAAATGATAACAAGGATGTCCCCTCAAATAAATCAcacattttcttcttcattcCCTGTGATGTCCAAATGCTATATCCAGTGTTAATCATGCCACAACGTAGCCCTGAGCAAGAGTGGGTTTCTAGATGAAACAGCAGAAAGTCAAATAAGGGTGTGATGCTGACTCTCTTCTATAAAAATGTCACTTCCTTCTGACTGCATTCACTGTGACAGCACCGTGCACCGAGAAGGAAAGAGTCAACAGCATTTGATCGACATCTTCTGCCACCAAAGCAGGTAAAGGATTTCACTTGGCTTAATTTAGTACAAATCAAAAACATACAGTCAGACAGAAAGATCAAAAAAACGAAGTGGTATTAAATTCCTGCCTTGActttacaatttaaaaagtacACTCACTGACTTCAGTGCAGCTCCCAgcacaaaaaataatcttttccttgtttttatGATGTTCTGGAAGATGATTTTGTCAGAGTTGTGTTCAAAAGTTGCTGTTTGACAAACGATGTGTTTAAAATAGTTGGAAATAAAGACTGTAGTCACAGTAAACGCTTGTTTCAAGATGATTCTGGTCTTTTTTTACTAAACCTAAACATCAGTCTCATTAGTTTTGACATCTTGTGAATATTTGAAAAGCTTTTCAGTTTTAAGAAAAGGGTATTAAGCCCCATTAGGGCGAGGCGATGTAACCTCTCTGCTGAACAGTGGCCTCTGTGGCTGCAAGTGGCAAACACAGTATAATGGCACACTGAATTCCCCTTTGTTTCCAAAGTTTGTCACGAGTCAGCTGCTTCACAGACATCATCTTTAGACAACAGGCGTCTCCAGGTTAGAGACAGAGTGTATACTTACTGGGCTTGACAGTTCATTTTTGCATCAAGTCAGTCATGTACTACAGAAAATTAGTACATATTCAAATGTAAAACACTTTGATAATCGTTTCTAAGACTGATACTTCCACATTACAGTTTACTAACTAAACGTTAAAGCACTTTTAATTTCAGCTACATCTTTTCGGCAaactttaaaggagctatatgtaagaaatctaaagcaaatagttgtaaaatcctcctaatatgtcacagagactaaggaataatgttcatataacatactgatctcaccgacaacaatagtacagccagaatattcacaattaaaaaatttttttacagtctgcaaatcatgtttatgttttgaatttgtgttttggcctgttgcgccacccaccgccgtctaccagtcacacagtcagtagagtctcagcatcagtttcagttacgactgagctacaatggctgacgctgcgactaaacccaaacgacctcgttatgattcccaaaaacgccaagacaaaactcgaggcaaagcgagggtctatataggagatgcttttgaacggtggagacagttgaaagcggagaagaatttgaaatcggatgtcaAAGTGGCCACTCTTCTCCTCCACAGGTAacctttagccaaagttggctaactagcatcatagctagacggggatggacatttcgaatactttcaactgttatttattttcgatcatacattgtagcccatgtgcaggtgggtcatcgacccgactgatttttttttgagaaacaaatgttAGCAGCACCGTAAGCagtgttagcagtgtcccagtacatagcattagcagctggctcctcctccgctgtatcccggcagcagcgttagcagcagagaagccggacttgctcgaacggtccgctggaaaatcGAACATCAAGGACGCGGTGACAcggccctgccacagcagccgcccgtgggcaaacaaatcagtctccagcgtgccgctgtccagcaacctgaatttgagtgcagtaaccattttggccacattcttacatacagcgcctttaatatTAAGTGAGTAAGGAAGTAAAATGTATCTATATAGCGCTATTTGCAGACataggtcacaaagtgcttcacatgggCAATATCCACCAAGGAAGAAATCACAGAGACAAAGTGACTGTCTGAGCCAGGCAGTGAAAAGTGCACAACTAGCAAAactgtttgcacacacacaagaaaaaagagaaatgaatTCACACTACATCACAGCAACACAGAGAATTTGACAC
This region includes:
- the LOC117255827 gene encoding uncharacterized protein LOC117255827; the encoded protein is MAGLCWMAVMVAFFLSAENTSAVVDQNRLASFVNGIFREYGTQGMFCLAVSIPDNQNQNINDILQDIFQSDPGDDVRNAINDGKVYIGTRVVAAKVLRHPNGGTDHAESRVVDKLNRLFRQTNRNDLLLFYVYASPCVERCSSTSDDRRILRRIQRISQWSNHVFVFTEIYEPNTCQTNRPTDAARRAALQRLGSSVGLENIFRCERLSGRQQCTRCFSGGNVADYCVSDSTSPSTSG